In one Alnus glutinosa chromosome 14, dhAlnGlut1.1, whole genome shotgun sequence genomic region, the following are encoded:
- the LOC133858049 gene encoding leucine-rich repeat extensin-like protein 7, which produces MLIVLIVIWTTFTSHRSQPIKLKHFGNPPLKMEKGWLLAVLILQIILTEAAFSVGGGVGIGVGIGNVGGGGGGDAPGGGGVWIGGGINGPAPSGSGSSVPKLQRAYAALQAWKSAITEDPLGILDTWVGSDVCSYKGVFCADSQDGMDASPGPVVAGIDLNHANLQGTLVKELSFLTDMSLLHLNSNRFSGTVPGSFTDLSSLQELDLSNNLFSGPFPAATLYIPNLVYLDIRYNKFSGPLPEGLFNKQLDAMFLNNNQFEGQLPQNLGNSPASVINLANNKFSGNIPSSFGFMGSKLKEILFLNNQLTGCIPQGVGLFTEMQVLDVSFNSLMGHLPDTISCLEEIEVLNFGHNKLSGVLPDLVCSLRSLSNLTVAYNFFSGFSQECSNLFFRNVGFDFSLNCIPGRNMQRPQPECSVIPGGGLNCLRIPAVAKPLVCGSLAVAPPNTKPSPSSP; this is translated from the coding sequence ATGCTGATCGTCCTTATTGTTATTTGGACAACCTTTACAAGCCATCGAAGCCAACCCATCAAATTAAAGCATTTTGGTAATCCTCCACTGAAAATGGAGAAGGGCTGGCTTCTCGCTGTTCTCATCCTCCAAATAATTTTAACAGAAGCTGCTTTTTCTGTCGGCGGCGGTGTTGGTATTGGTGTTGGTATTGGCAATgtaggtggtggtggtggtggagacGCACCGGGTGGTGGAGGCGTTTGGATTGGTGGTGGCATCAACGGCCCGGCGCCATCTGGTTCTGGGTCTTCGGTTCCAAAGCTCCAGAGAGCTTACGCTGCTCTCCAGGCATGGAAATCTGCAATCACAGAAGACCCATTGGGAATTTTAGACACTTGGGTCGGCTCCGATGTCTGTTCTTACAAAGGAGTCTTTTGTGCAGATTCTCAAGATGGGATGGATGCCTCACCTGGGCCTGTTGTTGCCGGCATAGATCTCAACCATGCAAATCTTCAAGGCACTCTCGTCAAGGAACTCTCTTTCCTCACCGATATGTCTCTGCTTCATCTCAACAGCAACAGATTTTCAGGCACCGTTCCTGGCAGCTTCACAGATCTCTCATCGCTGCAAGAGTTAGACCTTAGTAACAACCTCTTCTCAGGTCCTTTCCCCGCAGCTACTCTGTACATCCCAAACCTCGTTTACTTGGACATCAGATACAACAAATTCTCAGGTCCCCTTCCTGAAGGTCTCTTCAACAAGCAACTTGATGCAATGTTTCTCAACAACAACCAATTTGAAGGCCAACTCCCGCAAAATCTTGGGAACTCTCCAGCGTCTGTGATCAATTTAGCTAATAATAAGTTCAGCGGAAATATCCCTTCTAGTTTTGGTTTCATGGGTTCTAAACTTAAGGAGATATTGTTTCTGAATAACCAATTAACAGGTTGCATTCCCCAGGGAGTTGGGCTTTTCACAGAGATGCAAGTTTTGGATGTAAGCTTCAATTCATTGATGGGCCATTTGCCAGACACCATATCTTGTCTGGAAGAAATTGAGGTTCTCAATTTCGGACACAACAAGCTATCTGGGGTTCTGCCAGACCTGGTTTGTTCTCTGAGAAGCCTTTCAAATCTGACTGTTGCTTACAATTTCTTTTCTGGGTTCAGCCAGGAATGCTCCAATCTGTTCTTCAGGAATGTGGGCTTTGATTTCTCACTGAATTGCATCCCTGGGAGGAACATGCAGAGACCTCAGCCAGAATGCTCTGTGATTCCAGGAGGTGGGTTGAATTGTCTAAGAATCCCTGCCGTTGCAAAGCCTCTTGTTTGTGGGTCACTGGCTGTAGCTCCTCCAAACACTAAACCAAGCCCCTCATCTCcatga
- the LOC133857925 gene encoding acid phosphatase 1, translated as MASGQSVVRTILFLLCLVSTAVSHSLIQLVSGDRKIRIDDDLYCDSWRLSVENNNAGYWSTVPSRCERFVQDYMNGERYSSDSEVVAEDSLAFVKTVEIAGDGRDVWVFDIDETLLSNLPYYEVHGFGSETYNETSWDSWVNLAEAPALPASLSLYKELEQLGFKIFLLTGRDEYQRNVTEKNLLSAGYTNWERLILRGTSDEGKPAIVYKSEKRAELQDEGYRIHGSSGDQWSDLLGFAVAKRSFKLPNPMYYIA; from the exons ATGGCCTCCGGCCAATCTGTCGTCCGAACCATCCTCTTCCTCCTCTGCCTTGTCTCCACTGCTGTTTCCCATTCGCTCATCCAATTGGTCTCCGGCGACCGCAAAATCCGGATAGACGATGATCTCTACTGCGACAGCTGGAGGTTATCCGTCGAGAACAACAATGCCGGGTACTGGTCCACCGTTCCGTCGAGGTGCGAGCGCTTTGTGCAGGACTACATGAACGGCGAGCGGTACTCGTCCGACTCGGAGGTCGTGGCCGAGGACTCGCTCGCCTTCGTGAAGACGGTGGAGATCGCTGGCGACGGGAGGGACGTGTGGGTGTTCGACATCGATGAGACTCTGCTCTCGAACCTGCCGTACTATGAGGTCCACGGGTTCGG ATCAGAGACCTATAACGAGACATCTTGGGACTCTTGGGTCAATTTGGCAGAGGCCCCAGCTTTACCAGCAAGTTTGAGTTTGTACAAAGAGCTCGAACAGCTGGGGTTTAAGATATTTCTGTTAACGGGAAGGGATGAATATCAGAGGAATGTGACAGAGAAGAATCTTTTATCTGCTGGGTACACCAACTGGGAAAGGCTTATCTTGAg GGGGACTTCAGATGAGGGGAAACCGGCAATCGTGTATAAATCTGAAAAGAGAGCAGAGTTGCAAGATGAAGGTTATAGGATTCATGGAAGTTCCGGTGACCAATGGAGTGACTTGTTGGGCTTTGCCGTGGCCAAACGGTCCTTTAAACTTCCGAATCCCATGTATTATATCGCTTAA